From Miscanthus floridulus cultivar M001 unplaced genomic scaffold, ASM1932011v1 fs_103_2_3, whole genome shotgun sequence, a single genomic window includes:
- the LOC136530296 gene encoding uncharacterized protein has translation MSKLRDWAGLPDGLLHSIVELLGSFPDLLTFAATCHPWRSAFSSYPSKSTLYTLFPPLLLDPNISFCSPRPFPNVSRNTSVPKRPCYVIDLASQDTLLCSQIPLLSINYRNNCPPSALDEFVFWGASFGHMIFSSNKTCFLFDVFTAIEVSPPPLPVLGNTKICYGAALTGPLASPNSHLMVYTESYNFFWRVGSNSWSKPSPRKGTHHICSL, from the coding sequence ATGTCTAAGCTTCGAGATTGGGCAGGCCTCCCAGATGGCCTGCTGCACTCCATTGTTGAATTGTTGGGGTCCTTCCCTGACCTTCTTACCTTTGCAGCCACCTGCCACCCCTGGCGCTCTGCCTTCTCATCTTACCCATCCAAATCTACCTTATACACACTCTTTCCACCTCTTCTCCTCGACCCTAATATCTCTTTCTGCTCCCCTCGCCCTTTTCCAAATGTTTCCAGAAACACCTCTGTACCCAAACGCCCATGCTACGTCATTGATCTAGCCAGCCAAGATACGTTACTTTGCTCTCAGATTCCTCTGCTTTCTATCAATTATAGAAATAACTGCCCACCAAGTGCTTTGGATGAGTTTGTTTTTTGGGGTGCTTCATTTGGCCATATGATCTTCTCCAGCAACAAAACATGTTTTCTTTTTGATGTGTTCACTGCTATTGAGGTTTCACCTCCACCACTGCCAGTTCTTGGAAACACTAAGATCTGCTATGGTGCTGCCCTCACTGGTCCTCTTGCATCTCCCAACTCACATCTCATGGTCTACACTGAGTCATACAACTTCTTTTGGCGTGTTGGTAGTAACTCTTGGTCGAAGCCCTCTCCTCGCAAGGGGACACACCACATTTGTAGTCTTTAA